The DNA sequence AGGGTGACCAGAGGCCGGCGAGCCGTGCTCGACAGATTCGTGCGCGCGGCATCCACTTGGGCGGACGTCGCGGCGATCGCGGTGGCGACGCGCCCATCCGGGTCGGGAAGAGCGGATGCCGCGGCGATGTCCGCGGTCAGTTCGGTGATCAGCGCCGCAGCGCTGCGCTCGCCCTCGGCGAGGTCGCGCCCGAGTTTGTCGATCGCCTCCTCGAGCAGGACGGCCTGCCCGACGGCCTCCTCGGCCGCGCGGATGCTGACCGCGGCCTCGCCGCCCTTGCCGGCGCCGATCGCGGTCTGCGCGGCGGCGAGCTGCTCATCGGCGAACGCGATGCGCTGCCGGGCCTGGTCGGGATTGTCGGCGACGGTCGCGAGAGCCTCCGGCGCGTAGGTCGTCGCGAGCGTGGACAGGTGCGCGTCGGCGGATTCGATCGCGGCCGCGGCGGCGGCACGCTGCTCCTGCACCCGCGCCAGGGACTCGGGCGCGTTCTGCTCGAGGCGTCGCAGTTCGTCGAACGCCGCGGCCTTCTCATCCAGACCGGCGTTCGCCTCGTCGCACAGCCGGATGATCTCGCTGTTCCACGCCCGGGTCTGCTCCTCGGAGTCCGGCGTCGAGTCGTCCAGCTGCTGCTTGATCGTGAAGGCGCTGTTGAGGTTCTGCCGCGCCGTGGCCAGCGCCTGCTCGAACTCGCCCGTAGCGGCGTCCCCGAACTGCGCCCGGGCGAACCCGAGCTCCTGCTCGCTCGTCTTCACGGCGTCATCGGTCGCGACGAGAGCCGAGGAGGCGCGGCGTGACAGCTCGTCCGTACTGATCTGCGGCGCGCCCGGACCCGGTTGTGCGCCCACCTTCTTGCGGCGGCTGCGGACGATCACCACGACGATCACGATCGCGATCGCGGCGAGGGCGAGGAACACCAGGAGTCCCACCGGGAATCCCGAGCCCGAAGACGCCGGCGGTGAGACCGATCCGCCGCCGGCCGCATCCTGCAGACCATCGGCGGCGGCATCCACCGCGCCGACCCAGTCCTCCGCCGCGAGCCGCGGCTGGATGAGCCGCTGTTCGATCTCGCTCAGCTGGTCGCCCGAGACGGGGCCCGCGG is a window from the Microbacterium lacus genome containing:
- a CDS encoding TPM domain-containing protein; protein product: MRSRWASTLTTALSAALATVLVLTSAAAASATDPVTLGSGYVLDDAGVLSAGQEAEAQSRLEKLKTDSGLDLWVVYVDEFTDPAASEEWANTTAEINGLGPTQYLLAVATQSRQFYLSGDSAGPVSGDQLSEIEQRLIQPRLAAEDWVGAVDAAADGLQDAAGGGSVSPPASSGSGFPVGLLVFLALAAIAIVIVVVIVRSRRKKVGAQPGPGAPQISTDELSRRASSALVATDDAVKTSEQELGFARAQFGDAATGEFEQALATARQNLNSAFTIKQQLDDSTPDSEEQTRAWNSEIIRLCDEANAGLDEKAAAFDELRRLEQNAPESLARVQEQRAAAAAAIESADAHLSTLATTYAPEALATVADNPDQARQRIAFADEQLAAAQTAIGAGKGGEAAVSIRAAEEAVGQAVLLEEAIDKLGRDLAEGERSAAALITELTADIAAASALPDPDGRVATAIAATSAQVDAARTNLSSTARRPLVTLQSLEAANAQIDSVVAGVRDAAAKAQRAQQLIGQQIMQAQAQVSAAEDYVVARRGAIGAEARTRLAEAGAALVQAQQLQTADPEQALQYAQRANQLAGQAIQYAQNDVNAFQGGGMFGGSGGGGGGNMMGAVLGGIVISSLLGGGGGRGGSSGGMGGMFGGGGRSSGRMSPGSFGGGGTRGRRGGGRF